The Acidobacteriota bacterium nucleotide sequence CTCGGGCCCGGTCGCAGGTTGCCGACGAGTTTTTCAGCAGCCTGCTAGAAGCCTTCGAGCAGGTCGCTCACCATGGTTTCGGCAAAGGCTTCCGCCGCCTCCTCGATGGCGTCGTTCTCGCGATCGAAGTAGTCCGTCGAGGAATCGTCGACGGCGTAGTTCTCGCGGAAGAGGTAGCGCTCGTTCTTCCACAGCTCCTCTTCCGTCTCACGCTCCGTGAAGGCCACCTTGACGGTGATCGAGATCTCGTACTCGGTCGCGAGGCCTTCGGGATCGAAGGTGATCGGGGTGACCGCGAACTGCTCCACCGAGCCCTGCAGAAGGGCGTCTGAATCCTCAGCGCGTGCCACCAGGTCGAAGCGTCGACGGGTGGTCAGCTCATCGGCGATGGCGCGGGTCAGGAACTGCTCGACCTGGGAGCGCTGGGTGCGGTTGACCAGAGCTTCCAGATAGACCGCCTCGATGTGTTCTGGAATGTTGACGCCCCGGCCGACCAGGGAATAGCCGCAGGACGACAACAAGGCGAGAAGGACCCCTCCGAGAACGCTCCGCATCCACCAGCCGGCTCCATCACGCATCGGTCGCTTTTCCTTTCATCAGCCCATCGAGAAGGCCGTTGACGAATCGCCCCGACTGATCGGAGCCGTACTTCTTGGCCAGCTCGATGGCCTCGTCGACGACCACGAGCTTGGGAGTTTCCTTCTGGTACCGCATTTCGTAGACCGCCAGCCGCAGCACGTTGCGATCGACCACCGGCATGCGCTCGAGGCGCCAGTTTTCGGCCTGCCCTTCGATCGAGCCGTCGATCTCGGCGAGATGATCGACGGTGCCCTGTACCAGGATCTTGGCGAACTCGAGGGCGGCCTGCGGATTGCGCCGCCGCCCACCGCTGTCGGCGACGAACTCGCCGAGGTCGAAGGAGGCGAAGATCTGCGGCAGGTTGGACCGCCCGAGGTCGCGCTGGTAAAGCATCCGCAGGGCGATCTCGCGGGCGGCACGCCGCTTCCCGAGGGGCCGGCTGCTGCTCTCCGTCGCCAGCGGCGAGGCGCTGCCCGGATCGCTCACGGTGAGGTCCCGAGCTGCGGCAGCAGGCGGCTCATCTCGAGAGCGGCGAGGGCCGCTTCGCGCCCCTTGTTCCCCGCTTTGCCACCGCTCCGCGCCTCCGCCTGGGCCGTCGTCTCGCAGGTCAAGACTCCGAATCCGACGGCGATCCCGTGGTGATCGGCGACGTGCCCACATCCCTGATTGACGCGCGAGCAGACATAGTCGAAGTGCGGAGTCTCGCCGCGAATCACGATGCCGAGGGCGATCAGCCCATCGACCTCCGTGGTCGCGAGGCGCTCCAGCGCCGCGGGAATCTCCCAGGCACCGGGAACCCGTACCAGATGGATGTCCGATGCCGCCACGCCGTGGCGAAGCAGGGCGTCGATCGCCCCCCGGACCAGCTCTTCGACCAGGCGCTCGTTGAACCGCGAGGCGACGATGGCGAATCGCTGACCTCTTCCATCGAGATTTCCGACGCTCTCACGAATGTCGTTCATGGGACTCCCTAAGAGGAGAGAAGGCAG carries:
- a CDS encoding LptE family protein, encoding MRDGAGWWMRSVLGGVLLALLSSCGYSLVGRGVNIPEHIEAVYLEALVNRTQRSQVEQFLTRAIADELTTRRRFDLVARAEDSDALLQGSVEQFAVTPITFDPEGLATEYEISITVKVAFTERETEEELWKNERYLFRENYAVDDSSTDYFDRENDAIEEAAEAFAETMVSDLLEGF
- the nusB gene encoding transcription antitermination factor NusB — protein: MSDPGSASPLATESSSRPLGKRRAAREIALRMLYQRDLGRSNLPQIFASFDLGEFVADSGGRRRNPQAALEFAKILVQGTVDHLAEIDGSIEGQAENWRLERMPVVDRNVLRLAVYEMRYQKETPKLVVVDEAIELAKKYGSDQSGRFVNGLLDGLMKGKATDA
- the ribH gene encoding 6,7-dimethyl-8-ribityllumazine synthase, whose amino-acid sequence is MNDIRESVGNLDGRGQRFAIVASRFNERLVEELVRGAIDALLRHGVAASDIHLVRVPGAWEIPAALERLATTEVDGLIALGIVIRGETPHFDYVCSRVNQGCGHVADHHGIAVGFGVLTCETTAQAEARSGGKAGNKGREAALAALEMSRLLPQLGTSP